Proteins from a single region of Penaeus monodon isolate SGIC_2016 chromosome 12, NSTDA_Pmon_1, whole genome shotgun sequence:
- the LOC119579662 gene encoding uncharacterized protein LOC119579662 — translation MPFSFPPSSWAILPEGALRPPTAQPPMADVSGRDVVLARPLSGWNTFVPGPKLRGAQTSMSLGVTLNLRAGMAEAVKFTSGQQKFFRCPADKRRQRYTCKEKMSKCYLSTGPNQSSDPPEIHSLMREPKEWGFFPEGPKNWKFKGLLNKYDSRENLTTEKHSDALRLAENILSTTVTAGKYEVRSLQLKGHSELDYEKDCQDFKKVYETIKAELMAMTVTPEECCRVTMSSTISDLQDEDFLQMLSLNKYEFLKQFTMSGIPVFSPTRDSVSLNPWSYNITRILRSPYTTLSQVALESYASNNEPGARHKDIKLKEDDDNTNFNAVIPVFSPEAAKLMEPLVQTRLYAMCVTFAILKNPHIIEYNIHIAALATCWVRILYEHPEVPRPEYVCLREESIIATASLYMKRKGNVDYCKLLTEDTPQALMTESTVKINKRPVKCESLIKPMFMLYFLKQREELEMAEVAKIVRLILVEFVGRNMSHIRNSKKNSTPYTDFFVAMLKDEDKKKEFLQSYAEKVKATIDKGESSAAFPLSKFYTLEEVQKDAKKKSVVQMRAVREKFALQVRVCMDKVERLFNVSLAGAVSWRTLRTYAREMGLPADVVEELFAEKSAFVYTQHALRYSSSKERLLAKIDSYEDAFSYVMRQVEMENVNNMVNTLLNDMVSSYESAWLTEYHQAHSDVVRPMSKEQILAEAAARGIEVTAATFDQVYRKYRPHLGLLSNACQCPSCPFFLQPNKRYNQHAIVERRKSTLFPHGFHQVAYDCREEGLKNAISEFQTGTHRKHKGQGKPLPKEAVAPLLQDMEQLTVTYSRAK, via the exons ATGCCGTTTTCGTTCCCCCCGAGCTCCTGGGCGATCCTCCCAGAGGGGGCCCTTCGGCCCCCAACAGCACAACCCCCGATGGCCGACGTGTCGGGACGAGACGTCGTACTGGCCCGCCCCTTGTCTGGCTGGAACACCTTCGTCCCGGGCCCAAAACTGAGGGGCGCACAGACCTCTATGTCTTTGGGAGTTACGTTGAACCTGAGGGCTGGCATGGCTGAAGCGGTCAAATTCACTAGCGGTCAACAGAAATTTTTCAGGTGCCCTGCAGACAAACGTCGACAAAGATACACCTGCAAAGAAAAAATGTCAAAGTGTTATCTTTCGACGGGACCCAACCAGTCGTCCGACCCTCCCGAGATTCATTCGCTGATGAGGGAGCCCAAAG AGTGGGGCTTTTTCCCCGAGGGCCCGAAAAACTGGAAGTTCAAAGGGCTTCTTAATAAGTATGAT tcaagGGAAAACCTGACCACTGAGAAACACAGTGATGCCCTAAGATTAGCAGAAAACATCCTCAGCACTACTGTGACTGCAGGCAAATACGAAGTCAGGTCCCTGCAGCTAAAAGGCCACTCTGAGCTTGATTATGAAAAGGACTGTCAAGATTTCAAAAAGGTGTATGAGACAATAAAGGCAGAGCTGATGGCCATGACTGTGACGCCAGAGGAGTGCTGCCGCGTAACCATGAGTTCAACGATCTCGGACCTCCAAGACGAAGACTTCCTCCAGATGCTGAGCCTGAATAAGTACGAGTTCCTCAAACAATTTACCATGAGTGGCATCCCAGTGTTTTCGCCAACCAGAGACTCGGTAAGTTTAAATCCCTGGTCCTACAATATCACGAGGATACTCAGATCCCCATACACCACCCTGAGTCAAGTGGCCCTTGAGTCCTACGCTTCAAATAATGAACCAGGCGCACGTCATAAGGACATCAAActgaaagaggatgatgataatactaatttcaATGCTGTCATCCCAGTGTTTAGCCCAGAAGCTGCAAAGCTGATGGAACCTCTTGTTCAAACACGCCTTTATGCCATGTGTGTTACCTTCGCCATTCTCAAGAACCCTCACATCATAgagtacaatatacatatagcaGCTCTGGCTACCTGCTGGGTGAGGATACTGTATGAGCACCCAGAAGTCCCACGGCCAGAGTATGTTTGCCTCCGAGAGGAGAGCATAATCGCCACGGCTTCActgtatatgaaaaggaaaggtAATGTCGACTACTGCAAGCTCCTGACTGAGGACACACCACAGGCACTAATGACGGAAAGCACCGTGAAGATAAACAAACGTCCAGTCAAGTGTGAATCTCTCATCAAGCCAATGTTTATGCTTTATTTCTTAAAGCAgagagaggaattagagatggcggAAGTTGCGAAGATTGTCCGGCTGATTTTGGTTGAATTTGTCGGGCGCAACATGAGCCACATCAGGAACTCAAAGAAAAACAGCACACCTTATACAGATTTCTTTGTGGCCATGCTTAAGgatgaagataagaaaaaggagttTTTACAAAGTTATGCTGAGAAGGTAAAGGCGACAATCGACAAAGGGGAGAGCTCAGCAGCCTTTCCTCTCTCAAAGTTCTACACACTTGAGGAAGTCCAGAAAGATGCCAAAAAGAAGAGTGTAGTGCAGATGAGAGCAGTCAGAGAGAAATTTGCACTGCAGGTGCGGGTGTGCATGGATAAGGTGGAAAGACTCTTCAACGTGTCCCTGGCCGGAGCCGTCTCGTGGCGCACCCTCAGGACTTATGCCAGGGAGATGGGCCTGCCCGCAGATGTCGTGGAAGAGTTGTTTGCTGAGAAGAGTGCATTCGTTTACACTCAGCATGCACTGCGATACAGTTCCTCGAAGGAGCGTCTGTTAGCTAAGATCGATAGCTATGAAGATGCCTTCAGTTATGTGATGAGGCAAGTCGAAATGGAAAACGTAAACAATATGGTAAACACGCTTCTAAATGACATGGTCAGCTCTTACGAAAGTGCCTGGCTGACTGAGTACCACCAAGCCCATTCTGATGTGGTAAGACCCATGAGCAAGGAGCAGATTCTAGCGGAGGCTGCAGCCCGTGGAATCGAGGTCACAGCTGCGACATTTGATCAAGTGTATCGGAAGTACCGCCCACATCTAGGGCTTTTGAGCAATGCCTGTCAGTGCCCTTCCTGCCCCTTCTTCCTCCAGCCAAACAAGAGGTACAATCAGCACGCAATAGTGGAGCGGCGCAAATCAACTCTGTTCCCTCACGGATTCCACCAAGTTGCATACGACTGTCGTGAAGAAGGCCTAAAGAATGCCATCAGCGAGTTCCAAACTGGCACCCACAGGAAACACAAGGGCCAAGGCAAGCCATTGCCAAAGGAAGCCGTCGCTCCCCTTCTTCAAGACATGGAACAGCTGACAGTCACTTACTCTCGAGCCAAGTAA